A DNA window from Fibrobacter succinogenes contains the following coding sequences:
- a CDS encoding 1,4-dihydroxy-6-naphthoate synthase — protein MQLSLGISTCPNDTFIYEALVHGLENSPFEWKVTYADVQTLNEMVLRGELDVAKISAQVYPQIREAYRCLGCGGAIGYGCGPLLLSSSANTFDSELSTTLPGANTTAALLFKFWYSHKFKNAPKLDYALFNEVYQRLLNKSAPQGVTIHEHRFTWKRDGLHLLQDLGAFWEQETGSPIPLGIAVAKKELGFAEIEAVEREIRRSLQMARQRKNPVTPFIVEKAQIDDEEVIKSHIAMFVNDFSENVGDAGWRALENLWRLSHC, from the coding sequence ATGCAATTATCTCTCGGTATCTCCACTTGCCCTAACGACACCTTCATTTACGAAGCCTTGGTCCACGGACTCGAAAATTCTCCGTTTGAATGGAAAGTGACGTATGCCGACGTTCAGACGCTCAACGAAATGGTCTTGCGCGGCGAACTTGACGTGGCAAAAATCAGTGCGCAGGTCTATCCGCAAATCCGAGAAGCATATCGCTGTCTCGGTTGCGGTGGTGCTATCGGGTACGGCTGTGGCCCGCTTTTGCTCTCTTCCTCGGCAAATACGTTCGATTCCGAGCTCTCGACGACCCTTCCGGGCGCAAATACGACCGCAGCGCTCCTTTTCAAGTTCTGGTACTCCCACAAGTTCAAAAACGCTCCAAAACTCGATTACGCGCTCTTTAACGAGGTTTATCAGCGACTCCTGAACAAGAGCGCCCCCCAGGGCGTTACCATCCACGAGCATCGTTTTACGTGGAAACGTGATGGTCTCCATCTTTTGCAAGACTTGGGTGCCTTCTGGGAGCAAGAAACCGGTTCCCCGATTCCTCTCGGGATTGCGGTTGCCAAAAAGGAACTTGGCTTTGCCGAAATCGAAGCGGTCGAGCGCGAAATCCGCCGCAGTTTGCAAATGGCCCGCCAAAGAAAGAACCCGGTGACGCCCTTTATCGTCGAAAAAGCGCAAATCGATGACGAAGAAGTCATCAAGTCGCACATTGCAATGTTCGTCAATGATTTTTCAGAAAATGTTGGCGACGCTGGTTGGAGGGCTCTAGAAAATCTGTGGCGGTTATCACATTGTTAA
- the mqnB gene encoding futalosine hydrolase, producing the protein MENDFVPLFAFASNLEFFGVFPECNAFVRKDIRKGEIVELPEGRGFAVVLGVGLLEFATNLSILLSRFSVEGPFTHVVLTGICGAYPGCGLNIGDVVRVDSERVGDLGVVERDGSFTPWHKVCKGGAENSAVSSPASAQVYESSPLRGVPAWLTGLKSVAGLTVNCCTGTAAMAAERVQNFDVDVESMEGAACFSICAAFGMPCYEIRAVSNLATDRDKSTWRIKDALAALQSLVNSL; encoded by the coding sequence ATGGAAAACGACTTTGTTCCTTTGTTTGCCTTTGCGTCAAACTTGGAATTCTTTGGCGTCTTTCCTGAATGTAATGCATTTGTTCGAAAAGATATTCGCAAAGGCGAAATTGTCGAACTGCCCGAAGGGCGCGGTTTTGCTGTAGTTCTCGGCGTTGGGCTTCTTGAATTTGCAACAAATTTATCTATTCTGCTTTCCCGCTTTTCGGTTGAAGGCCCGTTTACGCATGTGGTGCTTACGGGGATTTGTGGCGCCTATCCGGGCTGCGGATTGAACATCGGCGATGTTGTTCGTGTCGATTCCGAAAGGGTCGGGGATTTGGGCGTTGTCGAGCGCGATGGTTCGTTTACGCCGTGGCACAAAGTTTGCAAAGGGGGCGCGGAAAATTCGGCAGTTTCTTCGCCTGCTTCTGCGCAGGTCTACGAGTCGTCTCCGCTTCGTGGCGTTCCTGCGTGGCTTACGGGCTTAAAATCGGTTGCGGGGCTTACTGTCAACTGTTGCACGGGAACAGCCGCTATGGCCGCAGAACGTGTCCAAAATTTCGATGTTGATGTCGAGTCTATGGAAGGGGCTGCCTGCTTCTCGATTTGCGCTGCATTCGGCATGCCCTGCTACGAAATCCGAGCGGTGAGTAATCTTGCGACCGACCGCGACAAATCCACCTGGCGGATCAAGGATGCCCTTGCCGCATTGCAATCGCTCGTAAACTCGCTTTGA
- a CDS encoding 1-phosphofructokinase family hexose kinase: MSREILVLGLNPAWQRVFFLDKFTPGEVHRISKVKEYASGKGINCCRVLQLLGGSPRLMHFLGTGHGEKIFDELSSCGIQQVPIWIRENTRICTTIACNGDTTELVEPSPMLADSENDDFTQTLNDHWDSTQYVALCGTFPQGFNAKMFNDLDFSGKHIFVDAIDGIDDLLVKGVDLLKINMQEYCKLLERLSIPLVKSSPQFWKMTATAVLERLPIKNLVVTEEDSPVRAFRLMEKKFQGIQLQPPTITVKNDIGAGDSFFAGWLYAFEQNLSFENCLAKATAVASARCEVERPWNLSLDRVAEFENELATKVERLE; this comes from the coding sequence ATGTCAAGGGAAATCTTAGTTCTCGGTCTCAATCCTGCTTGGCAGAGGGTGTTCTTTCTGGATAAGTTTACTCCAGGCGAAGTGCACCGCATCTCCAAGGTCAAGGAATATGCTTCGGGCAAGGGCATCAACTGCTGCCGTGTGTTGCAGCTTTTGGGGGGCTCTCCTCGCTTGATGCATTTCTTGGGTACTGGGCATGGCGAGAAAATTTTTGACGAACTTTCGTCTTGTGGCATTCAGCAAGTTCCGATTTGGATTCGCGAAAATACGCGCATCTGCACGACGATTGCCTGCAATGGCGATACGACAGAACTTGTCGAACCGTCTCCGATGCTTGCCGATTCCGAGAACGATGATTTTACACAAACGCTAAACGACCATTGGGATTCCACACAGTATGTAGCTCTTTGCGGAACGTTCCCGCAAGGCTTTAACGCCAAGATGTTCAATGACCTTGACTTTAGCGGCAAGCACATCTTTGTGGATGCTATTGATGGAATTGATGACCTCCTTGTAAAAGGGGTTGATCTTTTGAAAATCAATATGCAGGAATACTGCAAGTTACTCGAACGCTTGAGCATTCCGTTGGTCAAGTCGAGTCCGCAGTTCTGGAAGATGACGGCAACGGCTGTTCTCGAACGCCTTCCGATCAAGAACCTTGTCGTGACCGAGGAAGATTCTCCGGTTCGTGCATTCCGCCTCATGGAAAAAAAGTTCCAGGGCATCCAGCTCCAGCCGCCTACAATCACGGTAAAAAACGATATTGGCGCTGGAGACTCGTTCTTTGCTGGCTGGCTTTATGCTTTCGAACAAAACTTGAGCTTTGAAAATTGTTTGGCTAAGGCAACGGCTGTTGCAAGCGCTCGCTGCGAAGTCGAACGCCCGTGGAACTTGAGCCTGGACCGCGTTGCTGAATTCGAAAACGAACTTGCCACAAAGGTCGAACGCTTAGAGTAA
- the tyrS gene encoding tyrosine--tRNA ligase has translation MQFRPVKEQLEILMRGVTDIVPQDELEKKLQKSYDTGVPLRIKMGVDPTAPDVHFGHTVVMRKLRQFQDLGHTVVLIVGDYTAQIGDPSGRNKARPRLTHEQVLENAKEYQEQFFKVVRRDQVEIHYNGEWFSKLPFSKVTELMGQFTVAQMLEREDFHNRYAANTPISLHEFMYPMMQGYDSVAIKSDVELGGTDQKFNVLRGRDLQLFEGMEPQIGLFMPILLGTDGKVKMSKSIGNYVGLNEPADVMYHKIYSLSDNIVENWFELLTNIPLEEVKQMMADIAAGKMNPNDAKHRLAIDIVTQYYGAEAAEAAAAKEREIHSGNAIPSDAAECSVDAGSYGALDLLVNIKAFASKGEARRMVQNGGVKIGGEKLADPQAQIEIKGGDQLVVQVGKRKFFKVNF, from the coding sequence ATGCAATTCCGTCCTGTAAAAGAACAGCTTGAAATTTTGATGCGCGGCGTTACCGACATTGTGCCGCAAGATGAACTCGAAAAGAAACTCCAGAAGTCTTACGACACCGGCGTTCCACTCCGTATCAAGATGGGTGTGGACCCGACGGCTCCGGATGTCCATTTTGGCCATACGGTCGTGATGCGCAAGCTCCGCCAGTTCCAGGATCTCGGCCATACTGTTGTGCTCATTGTGGGCGACTACACGGCTCAGATTGGTGACCCCAGCGGCCGCAACAAGGCTCGTCCGCGCCTTACGCACGAACAGGTGCTCGAAAACGCAAAGGAATATCAGGAACAGTTCTTCAAGGTCGTCCGCCGCGATCAGGTCGAAATCCATTACAACGGCGAATGGTTCTCCAAGCTTCCGTTCAGCAAGGTCACGGAACTCATGGGCCAGTTCACTGTCGCCCAGATGCTCGAACGCGAAGACTTCCACAACCGCTACGCCGCCAACACGCCGATCAGCCTCCACGAATTCATGTACCCGATGATGCAGGGCTACGATTCTGTCGCCATCAAGAGCGATGTGGAACTCGGTGGCACGGACCAGAAGTTCAACGTGCTCCGTGGTCGCGACCTCCAGCTTTTCGAAGGCATGGAACCGCAGATTGGTCTCTTCATGCCGATTCTCCTCGGTACAGATGGCAAGGTCAAGATGAGTAAGTCCATTGGCAACTACGTTGGTCTTAATGAGCCTGCCGACGTGATGTACCACAAGATTTACAGCCTCTCCGACAACATTGTCGAGAACTGGTTCGAACTTTTGACCAACATCCCGCTCGAAGAAGTCAAGCAGATGATGGCTGACATTGCTGCCGGCAAGATGAACCCGAACGATGCTAAGCACCGCCTCGCTATCGACATCGTGACGCAGTACTACGGTGCCGAAGCTGCCGAAGCCGCTGCCGCTAAGGAACGCGAAATCCACAGCGGTAACGCCATCCCGAGCGATGCTGCCGAATGCTCTGTCGATGCAGGCTCTTATGGCGCTCTTGACCTCCTCGTGAACATCAAGGCTTTTGCTTCCAAGGGCGAAGCTCGCCGCATGGTGCAGAACGGTGGCGTTAAGATTGGTGGCGAAAAGCTTGCAGACCCGCAAGCCCAGATTGAAATCAAGGGCGGTGATCAGCTCGTCGTTCAGGTGGGCAAGCGCAAGTTCTTTAAGGTGAACTTCTAA
- a CDS encoding LysR family transcriptional regulator, which produces MELTQLKYFLEVARTEHVTQSAKNLCIVQPALTQAIHKLEDELGVSLFKNSGRNIKLTDSGKFFYEKLQPLYENMMALPGLLKETADKQNNNIKLNVLAASTLITGAVIEYRRSNSDIDVDIVQNEETSVFDICVRTYAIYRPELDNTESDETFVHSEKIYLAVPNTAQYKKMDSISLFDLKDEKFIRLYGSKQYRTICNELCDSIGFHTNVTFESDNTAVVKEAIAAGIGVGFWPELSWGKMDHKRVRLLEITDTDFKRDIVISLRRNKQDNSKTEQFYNFLTKYILQRQSKKQK; this is translated from the coding sequence ATGGAACTCACTCAGCTCAAATATTTTTTGGAGGTGGCGCGCACGGAGCATGTAACGCAAAGTGCAAAGAACCTCTGCATCGTCCAGCCGGCGCTCACGCAAGCTATCCACAAGCTCGAAGATGAACTAGGAGTTTCACTGTTCAAAAATTCCGGGCGTAACATCAAACTCACCGATAGCGGAAAGTTCTTTTACGAAAAATTGCAGCCACTCTACGAAAACATGATGGCGCTTCCAGGACTTTTAAAAGAGACCGCGGACAAGCAGAATAACAACATCAAGCTGAACGTTCTTGCGGCATCTACACTCATTACAGGTGCTGTGATTGAGTACAGACGAAGTAATTCTGATATCGACGTGGATATTGTGCAGAACGAAGAAACGAGCGTCTTTGATATCTGCGTGCGCACTTATGCCATTTACAGACCGGAACTCGACAATACAGAAAGCGATGAAACTTTTGTCCATTCCGAAAAAATTTATCTAGCGGTTCCGAATACAGCGCAGTACAAAAAAATGGATTCCATTTCGCTGTTCGATTTGAAAGACGAAAAATTTATACGCCTTTACGGTTCAAAACAGTACCGCACAATCTGTAACGAACTTTGTGATAGCATTGGTTTCCATACGAATGTGACTTTTGAAAGCGATAATACGGCCGTTGTTAAAGAAGCCATCGCTGCTGGCATTGGCGTCGGTTTTTGGCCAGAACTTTCGTGGGGCAAAATGGACCACAAGCGCGTCCGTCTTCTTGAAATTACCGACACGGATTTTAAGCGCGATATCGTGATTTCGCTCCGCCGTAACAAGCAGGACAATTCCAAAACAGAACAGTTTTACAACTTTTTGACAAAGTATATTTTGCAACGACAATCTAAAAAACAAAAATAA
- a CDS encoding sigma 54-interacting transcriptional regulator, with translation MTSGEERRIQELELLYKISSILNQSLDFETVAHPVLQTVESVMGVEHATLTLYNRHTGEISIEIAEGLSSRQASKGRYKVGEGITGRVVETGKPIIIPSVAKDPDFLDRTGRGKTEDKAFLCVPIIMEQEVVGALSADEHNPDEANLNDQIHLLEIIAQMLATAVKLRRQAREENEILKAENERMAMELKARFQPDNIIGKTPEMQQVYTQIDQVARSPLPALIVGEVGTGKGLVAEAIHFRSDRNLGPFVRVHCAALPESVLDRELFGSEKGALVGVVNEAPGRVEQAEGGTLFLDEVAELTPNLQIKLLRLLQQGEMERVGARFPKKVNVRVICATTKNLLQMVSDGTFREDLYYQLHIVPIYVPPLRKRRTDIVLLADYFVEHYCRLVGKNVRRLARGTIEMLMSYPWPGNVRELENAIERAVLLTEEDVIYPHHFPPTIQTDETSGTPVSGNLKLMVEAYERDIICDALKSSKGKMAAAARSLSTTPRILTYKIKQLGIDLAAFSK, from the coding sequence ATGACTTCTGGTGAAGAAAGACGAATACAAGAACTGGAGCTGCTCTACAAGATCAGCTCCATTTTGAACCAGAGTCTTGATTTTGAGACGGTTGCGCACCCCGTATTGCAGACCGTCGAATCGGTGATGGGTGTCGAGCACGCGACTCTCACTTTGTACAACCGTCACACGGGCGAAATCTCCATTGAAATTGCTGAAGGCCTGAGCAGCCGTCAGGCGAGCAAGGGGCGCTATAAGGTGGGTGAAGGTATTACCGGCCGCGTCGTCGAAACGGGTAAGCCCATTATCATCCCGTCTGTTGCAAAAGACCCGGATTTCTTGGACCGTACGGGCCGTGGTAAGACCGAAGACAAGGCGTTCCTTTGCGTCCCGATTATCATGGAACAGGAAGTCGTTGGCGCCTTGAGTGCAGACGAACACAATCCCGACGAGGCAAACCTCAACGACCAAATTCATTTGCTCGAAATCATCGCGCAGATGCTTGCGACTGCAGTGAAACTCCGCCGCCAGGCCCGAGAAGAAAACGAAATCCTCAAGGCCGAAAACGAACGCATGGCGATGGAGCTTAAGGCGCGTTTCCAGCCGGACAATATCATCGGTAAAACGCCTGAAATGCAACAGGTTTACACGCAAATCGACCAGGTGGCTCGAAGCCCGCTTCCTGCGCTAATTGTGGGCGAAGTGGGGACAGGCAAGGGACTTGTGGCAGAAGCTATTCATTTCCGTTCTGACCGTAATTTAGGGCCGTTCGTGCGAGTGCATTGCGCGGCCCTCCCGGAGTCCGTATTGGACCGGGAACTTTTCGGTAGCGAAAAGGGCGCCTTGGTTGGCGTCGTCAACGAGGCGCCGGGCCGCGTGGAACAAGCCGAAGGCGGCACGCTATTCCTTGATGAAGTCGCAGAACTTACCCCGAACTTGCAGATAAAGTTGCTCCGACTTTTGCAGCAAGGCGAAATGGAACGCGTGGGCGCTCGCTTCCCGAAAAAAGTGAACGTGCGCGTAATCTGCGCGACGACCAAGAACTTGTTGCAGATGGTTTCTGATGGAACTTTCCGCGAAGACTTGTATTACCAGCTCCACATTGTTCCGATTTATGTTCCGCCTCTTCGCAAGCGCCGCACCGACATTGTACTCTTAGCGGATTACTTTGTTGAACATTACTGCCGATTGGTTGGCAAGAATGTTCGTCGTCTTGCTCGCGGTACAATCGAAATGCTCATGAGCTATCCGTGGCCTGGCAATGTTCGCGAACTTGAAAACGCCATTGAACGTGCGGTCTTGTTGACCGAAGAAGACGTCATCTATCCGCATCATTTTCCGCCGACCATCCAGACGGACGAAACGAGCGGAACACCCGTGAGCGGAAACCTCAAGCTGATGGTGGAGGCGTACGAACGCGACATCATTTGCGATGCGCTCAAGAGCAGCAAGGGCAAAATGGCCGCTGCCGCCCGTAGCCTTTCGACCACCCCGCGCATTCTCACTTACAAAATCAAACAACTCGGCATCGACCTCGCCGCCTTTAGTAAATAG
- a CDS encoding GatB/YqeY domain-containing protein, which produces MSCALLTQILDDIKTAMKAHDAATLGTLRTLHSDIKNEAMKAGAAPAQIMDTITDAMCIDVLAKSVKQKQEAIEILKKGGLLDKIPEEEACIALYRKYMPAEMSEEEVKALIAEIKAATGASSPKDMGKIMKELSPKVKGRFDSKRASALVQEALK; this is translated from the coding sequence ATGAGTTGTGCTTTGCTTACTCAGATTCTTGACGACATCAAGACCGCCATGAAGGCTCACGATGCCGCAACACTCGGAACGCTCCGTACGCTCCATTCTGATATCAAGAACGAAGCTATGAAGGCTGGTGCCGCTCCGGCTCAAATCATGGATACCATTACGGATGCCATGTGCATTGACGTTCTTGCCAAGAGCGTAAAACAGAAGCAGGAAGCCATCGAAATCCTCAAGAAGGGCGGTCTCTTGGACAAGATTCCTGAAGAAGAAGCTTGCATCGCCTTGTACCGCAAGTACATGCCTGCCGAAATGAGCGAAGAAGAAGTCAAGGCCCTCATTGCCGAAATCAAGGCTGCAACGGGCGCCTCTTCTCCCAAGGACATGGGAAAGATCATGAAGGAACTCTCCCCGAAGGTCAAGGGCCGCTTTGATTCCAAGCGCGCATCCGCTCTCGTTCAAGAAGCATTGAAATAG
- the rpsU gene encoding 30S ribosomal protein S21 → MIGVIVKSNEPFERALKRFTKSCEKNGIISDVKKRQRFEKPSEEKKRIETAARRKRLKEIADQNRKRLY, encoded by the coding sequence GTGATCGGCGTTATTGTTAAGTCCAACGAACCTTTCGAACGCGCTCTCAAGCGTTTCACCAAGTCTTGCGAAAAGAATGGTATCATTTCCGACGTCAAGAAGCGTCAGCGTTTCGAAAAGCCCTCCGAAGAAAAGAAGCGTATTGAAACGGCTGCTCGTCGCAAGCGTCTCAAAGAGATTGCTGACCAGAACCGCAAGCGTCTCTACTAA